One segment of Deltaproteobacteria bacterium DNA contains the following:
- a CDS encoding CoB--CoM heterodisulfide reductase iron-sulfur subunit B family protein, with the protein MKYAFFPGCSLESTGWDFDQSTRAVCRALGIGLEDIPGWTCCGSTPAHATNATLSVALPVFNLRKAQEMGLPVLTACASCYSRLRTANHAVRTDPEERSRAARVTGKPYDGGVEVRHLLDVLVNDLGIDAIREKVRRPLSGLKVACYYGCLLTRPPGIVAFDDAEHPSGMDRLLGAIGAESVEWPYKTECCGASLSLTGSGVAHRLAHRLLSMARQAGAEALAVACPLCESNLDLRQADAVKAHGPIPETPVLYVTQLLGLALGLTKGEVGLDALFVGADRLPAIAGIDATAARGAAR; encoded by the coding sequence ATGAAGTACGCCTTTTTCCCCGGGTGCAGCCTCGAATCGACGGGATGGGATTTCGACCAGTCCACGCGGGCGGTCTGCCGTGCATTGGGGATCGGGCTGGAGGATATACCCGGCTGGACCTGCTGCGGATCGACGCCGGCGCACGCGACGAATGCGACTTTAAGCGTAGCGCTGCCCGTGTTCAATCTCCGGAAGGCCCAGGAGATGGGATTGCCGGTTCTGACCGCGTGCGCTTCCTGCTATTCGCGCCTTCGCACCGCGAACCATGCCGTGCGAACCGATCCGGAAGAGCGGAGCCGCGCCGCGAGGGTAACCGGAAAACCGTACGACGGCGGCGTGGAGGTCCGGCACCTGCTCGACGTGCTCGTCAACGACCTCGGTATCGACGCCATCCGGGAAAAGGTTCGGCGTCCCCTGAGCGGACTCAAGGTCGCCTGCTATTACGGGTGCCTCCTTACCCGGCCGCCGGGAATCGTCGCCTTCGACGACGCGGAGCACCCGAGCGGCATGGACAGGCTGCTCGGAGCGATCGGCGCGGAAAGCGTGGAGTGGCCGTACAAGACGGAGTGCTGCGGGGCATCCTTGTCGCTTACCGGTTCGGGGGTCGCGCACCGTCTCGCTCATCGGCTCCTTTCGATGGCGCGGCAGGCAGGCGCAGAGGCGCTGGCCGTCGCCTGTCCCCTGTGCGAGAGCAACCTCGACCTGCGGCAGGCGGACGCCGTGAAGGCGCATGGACCGATACCCGAAACGCCGGTCCTGTACGTCACGCAACTCCTGGGGCTTGCCCTGGGACTGACGAAGGGGGAAGTCGGGCTCGATGCCCTGTTTGTCGGCGCCGATCGGCTTCCGGCGATCGCGGGGATCGATGCAACGGCGGCAAGGGGAGCGGCCCGATGA
- a CDS encoding NAD(P)H-dependent oxidoreductase subunit E: MSADKVSAERSRGNVIPLKGGENEPYGAVLVCGGGIAGIQASLDLSASGFRVYLVEESPTIGGGMARLDKTFPTGDCATCIISPKLVECMRDLNIEVLTMSDVAALDGEAGRFHATVRRRPRSVIPEKCTGCGDCWQSCPVTNVPEPTPPFSPSQAMDAEGAARLQPIFDRHLNEPGPLLPILQDINDDWGYLPRPVLERVAGHLAVPLPEILRVASFYNAFKLEPAGRHTIEVCLGTACFVRGSGLLLEHIEQELGIRAGGTDKERRFTLNTVRCIGCCALAPAMRIDGVTFGRIRLNMVSNILERFE; this comes from the coding sequence ATGAGCGCCGACAAGGTGAGCGCGGAAAGGAGCCGTGGAAACGTGATCCCGCTGAAGGGCGGCGAAAACGAGCCCTATGGAGCCGTCCTTGTCTGCGGTGGAGGGATCGCGGGCATCCAGGCGTCGCTCGATCTTTCCGCTTCCGGATTCCGGGTCTACCTGGTGGAAGAGAGCCCGACCATCGGCGGGGGGATGGCCCGCCTGGACAAAACGTTCCCGACGGGCGACTGCGCCACCTGCATCATTTCCCCCAAGCTCGTGGAATGCATGCGTGACTTGAACATCGAAGTCCTTACGATGTCGGACGTGGCCGCGCTGGACGGAGAGGCGGGCAGGTTCCACGCGACCGTTCGGCGGCGCCCCCGAAGCGTCATCCCCGAAAAGTGCACCGGCTGCGGCGACTGCTGGCAGAGCTGCCCCGTGACGAACGTCCCGGAGCCGACGCCGCCTTTTTCGCCGTCGCAGGCCATGGACGCCGAAGGCGCCGCCCGCCTTCAGCCGATCTTCGACCGCCACCTGAACGAGCCGGGGCCGCTGCTTCCGATCCTGCAGGACATCAACGACGATTGGGGGTATCTCCCGCGTCCGGTCCTCGAGCGGGTGGCGGGGCACCTTGCGGTGCCGCTCCCCGAGATCCTGCGCGTGGCGAGCTTCTACAATGCGTTCAAACTCGAACCGGCGGGGAGGCACACGATAGAGGTATGTCTCGGCACCGCCTGCTTCGTCCGCGGATCGGGATTGCTGCTTGAACATATCGAGCAGGAGCTGGGCATCCGCGCGGGAGGCACGGACAAGGAGCGGCGATTCACCCTGAACACGGTCCGCTGCATCGGCTGCTGCGCGCTGGCGCCGGCGATGCGGATCGACGGCGTGACCTTCGGCAGGATCCGGCTCAACATGGTGTCGAACATACTGGAGCGCTTCGAATGA